The segment GAACACCCAGGTGCTGGTGTAGTCCGGGTTTTTGTCACCCGTTACTCGCGTGTTGCCCGGGCAGAGAAAGCAGTCCGGATCGTGGGACGGAAGCTGCTGCTGAGAAGGCGTCTCCTGCGCGCCCTGCCAGGGGCGTTTAGCACGGTGAGGAGAAACCAGAATCCACTGGTCAGCCAGCGGGTTATAGCGGCGATGGGGGTGATCGACCGGATTAAATTTTTGCATGTTGCGTCCTGATAACCTTCTCTATGCGTCGGAAGCCTTAAAGAAAAATAGCACAGTGGGAAAAAACAAAGCGTGATCAAGTCTGGATAAATGGAATCGTTTACACAAGCTGATAATTCCGAACTTTCGGCTGATAGCACAATATATTTAGCGTTGAGAACGTTGAACAATACCAATAAGTGGAAGCGGTTACACTTCTCCTTCACCCCACGCGGCGGTACTCTATAGCAGGCTATTCAGGCCGCTACCGCTGCGATGCCTGCTCGTAGCGGTAGCTATCCCCGTCGGGCACAAAGGTCAGGCGGTGGGTAATACAGCGTGGCGCATCCTCAGCATGATGAGAAACAAACAGCAGCTGGGTGTCGCCTTCCCCGATCAGCACATCAATAAATCGCCTGACCAGCTGTCGGTTAATCGGGTCCAGCCCCTGCAAGGGTTCATCAAGGATCAGCAGGGCCGGGTGTTTCACCAGCGCACGGGCAATCAGTACCAGCCGCTGCTGACCCCAGGAGAGTCCATGAAACGGCGCATCGCCCGCCGCAGGGCTCATTCCCAGCAGATGGAGCCACTGGCCGGCAAGCTGCTGCTGGCGGTCGGACACCGCCTGATAGATACCGATGGAATCAAAGTAGCCCGAGAGGATCACGTTACGGACGCTACTGCTGACGCGGTATTCAAGATGCAGGCTGCTGCTGACGTAGCCGATATGCTGTTTGATATCCCAGATAGTTTCCCCGCTGCCGCGACGGCGGCCAAACAGGGTGAGGTCGTTGCTGTAGCCCTGAGGATGATCGCCCGTCACCAGGCTCAGCAGGGTCGATTTCCCGGCACCGTTGGGGCCGATAATCTGCCAGTGCTGGCCCGGCTTCACCTCCCAGCTAAGATGATTGAGGATGGGCTTATCGCTGTAGCTCACCACGCCGTCGCGCAGCACGATGGGGGAGATATCGCCCGCGAGGCGTGGCGCTTCGCTGTCAACGCCGTCCGCTTCCGGCAGGGCCATGCCCTCCAGCAGTTCGCTATGGGCCAGCTGGGCGACCAGCGCCTGGGCCAGAATCTCCTGCCGCGGCCCGACGTGGGTGAGGGTACATTCTGCCAGCACGCCGACCTTATCGACAAAGTCGGGAATATCGTCGAACCGGTTTAACACCAGCACCAGCGTATGGCCGTGCTGATGCAGCGCGGCCAGCACCTCTGCCAGACTGGCGCGGGAAGCAACGTCAAGCCCGTCAAAGGGTTCATCAAGGATCAGCAGGTCCGGCCCGGTCATCAGTGCCTGGCAAAGCAGCGTTTTACGGGTTTCGCCGGTCGAGAGATATTTGAATCGCCGATCCAGCAGGTGGGTTATCCCAAACAGGCCGGCCAGATGCTGGCAACGGCTGGCATCTCTGACCGTTTCCTGAATAATTTCCGCGCTGGTGCGACCGGTATCATCTTCATCCGCACTCAGCAAATCGGTGTTGTTACGCTGCCACTCTTCGGATACCAGCTTCTGGAGCTGTTCGAGCGAAAGACGGGTGGGACGGGCAAAACCGTTCAGGTATTCCCCTTTGGCGATGCTAAGCTCGCCAGACAGCGCCCGGGCAAGCGATGATTTACCGCTGCCGTTGGCCCCAACGAAGGCCCAGCTTTCGCCGGCCGCAAGCGTCAGCGCCGGGAGTGAGAGGGAGCGGGTTGCGCTGAGGTGAAACGTGCCTTGCGAAATATGCAACGATGTCATTATTTATTCCATTTTGTGCAGGGTACCCAAACTAATAATCGTCAGCCGGACTAATGTCAAATCCCTGCATCCCGATCAGAGCAGCGTCGCGATGATCACCTTATCCGCATCAAAATGTGCGGTTACGGACAGGTCAGGCTGCAGTTTTTGCTGGTCAACCGCCTCATTGCTGAGCGTGGCACAAAGCGTCTCCCCGCCCGGCAGGGCGATCAGCACCTCGCTATGGGTTTCGCCGCGCAGCACCTCGGCGACGGTACCGCGTAGCTGGTTATCTGCCGTACTGGCCTCCAGCGTGACCTCAATCCAGGGCGCTTTAATCAATACCAGCACCTCTTTTCCGGCGCTCAGCGCCAGGCGGTTGGCGCTTTGTTCGGTGATTGCCGCTTTTATACGGGTCTGGCCGTCGGCAAGCTGCACCTCAACGTGCTGTTGGACGCGCATATGGTCACGCCCGACCACCGTTCCCGAAAGCTGATTGCGCGCGCTGGTTTGCAGTGAAAAGCGCGCAATGGCTCCCAGCAGGCTGCCGAGCGGCACGTCATCCTGTAGCACGTCGAACGCCTTCTGCTGAATCTGCTCCATCAGCGCAAACAGCTGCACCAGCCGCTCGCCGTAGGCCGTCAGCTGCGTCCCGCCTCCGCCTTTACCGCCGGTAACGCGCTCGACCAGCGTGCGATCGGCCAGCTGATTCATCTCGTTGATGGCATCCCAGGCGCTCTTATAGCTGATCCCGGCCAGCTTCGCGCCCTGGCTGATAGATCCGGTATGCTGGATCTGCTTTAGCAGCTCAATGCGGCGCGGATCGGCAAACAGGCGCTGCTGCAATTTAAGGGTCAGAGAGATTTCGGCCTGCATAGCGGCTCCTGTTAAAAACGACGATCTGCAAAGTGTACACCGTCAGGCGGCCGGGGCATAAATTGTGCGGAAACGCACAAAAGAACAGTGCACTTTTCGGCTTGCTGGTTACAATGGCTTTTTTATTCAGTAAGGGAGGCTTCAATGCTGGAGTTATTAAAAGGCCTGGCCGTCGCGATCCTGATGGTTCCGGTGGTAATGGCGATAATCCTTGGCCTGATTTACGGTCTGGGTGAAGTCTTTAACGTTATTTCTAAAATTGGTCATCGCCGCGATCGGCAGGCTAAAAACCCTCAGTAACGTCTCTCGCCGCGCCCGGCACCCGCCGGGCGCGCTTTTTCCTGCGCCTGCTCAACTTCTTCTCATCTCTGCCGATAAATTTCATGACAGTGTTTTTTTTCTCGTTATATTATCAACCATATAACGAAACCCTCTGGAGAACACCATGTCCGTAAAACTACGTCTTTTCTTTGCCGGTGCGGTACTGAGCGCCAGCGTGGCGGGGCAGGCCGTTGCGGCGGAGAATATCACCGTCTTTGCTGCCGCCTCGTTAACCAATGCCCTGCAGGCCATTGCTGAGCAGTATCAGCAGGGCAAAGAGGTGAAGATTGTCTCGTCATTCGCCTCGTCGTCCACCCTTGCGCGGCAGATAGAGCAGGGCGCGCCAGCGGATCTGTTTATCTCTGCCGATCGGCAGTGGATGGACTACGCGGCGCAGAAGCAAACGATTGATGAGGCCAGCCGCTTTACCCTGCTGGGTAATCAGCTGGTGCTGGTGGCGCCGACGGAAAGTCATGCGCCGCAGGTGACGATTTCTAAAACTACCGACTGGAAAAACCTGCTGAAAGGGCAGCGCCTCTCCGTGGGCGATCCCGACCATGTACCGGCGGGGAT is part of the Erwinia sp. HDF1-3R genome and harbors:
- the modF gene encoding molybdate ABC transporter ATP-binding protein ModF is translated as MTSLHISQGTFHLSATRSLSLPALTLAAGESWAFVGANGSGKSSLARALSGELSIAKGEYLNGFARPTRLSLEQLQKLVSEEWQRNNTDLLSADEDDTGRTSAEIIQETVRDASRCQHLAGLFGITHLLDRRFKYLSTGETRKTLLCQALMTGPDLLILDEPFDGLDVASRASLAEVLAALHQHGHTLVLVLNRFDDIPDFVDKVGVLAECTLTHVGPRQEILAQALVAQLAHSELLEGMALPEADGVDSEAPRLAGDISPIVLRDGVVSYSDKPILNHLSWEVKPGQHWQIIGPNGAGKSTLLSLVTGDHPQGYSNDLTLFGRRRGSGETIWDIKQHIGYVSSSLHLEYRVSSSVRNVILSGYFDSIGIYQAVSDRQQQLAGQWLHLLGMSPAAGDAPFHGLSWGQQRLVLIARALVKHPALLILDEPLQGLDPINRQLVRRFIDVLIGEGDTQLLFVSHHAEDAPRCITHRLTFVPDGDSYRYEQASQR
- a CDS encoding AcrZ family multidrug efflux pump-associated protein, producing MLELLKGLAVAILMVPVVMAIILGLIYGLGEVFNVISKIGHRRDRQAKNPQ
- the modA gene encoding molybdate ABC transporter substrate-binding protein, with translation MSVKLRLFFAGAVLSASVAGQAVAAENITVFAAASLTNALQAIAEQYQQGKEVKIVSSFASSSTLARQIEQGAPADLFISADRQWMDYAAQKQTIDEASRFTLLGNQLVLVAPTESHAPQVTISKTTDWKNLLKGQRLSVGDPDHVPAGIYAQEALESLGAWPTVSPLLARGNSVRAALALVERNETPYGIVYGSDAVASKKVTVVGVFPENSHKPVEYPMAIVKNHTGASVKAFYDYLKGPQAAAIFKQYGFTPAS
- the modE gene encoding molybdenum-dependent transcriptional regulator, whose amino-acid sequence is MQAEISLTLKLQQRLFADPRRIELLKQIQHTGSISQGAKLAGISYKSAWDAINEMNQLADRTLVERVTGGKGGGGTQLTAYGERLVQLFALMEQIQQKAFDVLQDDVPLGSLLGAIARFSLQTSARNQLSGTVVGRDHMRVQQHVEVQLADGQTRIKAAITEQSANRLALSAGKEVLVLIKAPWIEVTLEASTADNQLRGTVAEVLRGETHSEVLIALPGGETLCATLSNEAVDQQKLQPDLSVTAHFDADKVIIATLL